The Streptomyces nitrosporeus genome includes a window with the following:
- a CDS encoding DUF309 domain-containing protein: MDEARRDRDGEGRARNARPRDGLGRPLPYGSEGVARQPEGVVRSPDETVREAQRLLDAGMPFHAHEVFEDAWKSGPEAERELWRGLAQLAVGLTHAARGNTRGGARLLRRGASSVERFAGADPYGIRAGLLAEWARGLAARVEGAGAADGTEEAGGRGAGSPGAGAVDAAAEAPRLRGDGPSGRRPRVR; this comes from the coding sequence GTGGACGAAGCACGCAGGGACCGTGACGGGGAAGGCAGGGCGCGTAATGCGCGCCCCCGCGACGGGCTGGGGCGCCCCCTGCCCTACGGCAGTGAGGGGGTGGCGCGGCAGCCCGAGGGGGTGGTGCGCTCCCCCGACGAGACGGTGCGGGAGGCGCAGCGGCTGCTGGACGCGGGTATGCCGTTCCACGCGCACGAGGTGTTCGAGGACGCCTGGAAGTCGGGTCCGGAGGCGGAGCGGGAGCTGTGGCGGGGCCTCGCGCAGCTGGCGGTGGGCCTGACGCACGCGGCCCGGGGCAACACGAGGGGCGGGGCACGGCTGTTGCGGCGGGGGGCGTCCTCGGTCGAGCGGTTCGCCGGGGCGGATCCGTACGGTATCCGGGCGGGCCTGCTGGCGGAGTGGGCGCGCGGGCTGGCCGCCCGGGTGGAGGGCGCGGGGGCGGCCGACGGGACGGAGGAGGCCGGGGGCCGGGGAGCGGGGAGCCCGGGTGCCGGGGCGGTGGACGCCGCGGCGGAGGCGCCCCGGCTGAGGGGGGACGGTCCCTCCGGCCGCCGGCCGCGGGTGCGATAG
- a CDS encoding RICIN domain-containing protein, whose amino-acid sequence MRRFRPAAALLSGLLLAFPVPVLAPTAAALAAPAPASSAPASTTAGPGADGPDLGHANRATPAAGLPDWSRAGYRGGLSLPGDEAVTGDASCRITPDELASTYQVVADDGADDTTGLQRAIDDIRNRCSPQAGYDRLSLISLPAGRVDVSRQMYVDADFLIVRGQGSGDGGTRLVFRPDTDTRYDTVVNGRWDQNSMKAGSGSDAGTGGWIWPGRGLFRVQTREVATRYQDDWEAAPANRKDLFEGSVNQHWASGIKVAAAPEDPGYAARQGQNVVHLDAKADMGKFTQGGYVWVGAANSVAFYEQQGVTDRGAMENLHMRQQMFRVTGTDDTARTVTLDRALEWDVPVDSESDGSAPLSDKPYPSKVTPLKAVEGVGFENFAFTQDMSGLPKPGGGTYQLTADQAEHNYGNLAPEYAMHGIVFKWAANSWARGLDARMTGSHPIVTESARNLQIERNSFDGAWNKGKGGNGYLRGSRVWDSLYAFNLSRNLRHFTFQWSAAGNVAFRNDLDSDLNLHGGWENHNLFEQNTLRVPYEHRSGNCEANCGGEGGESDEGTWYPIWWAAGPKAVKWSGSSGPQNVFYDNTLTKQAVPGGPFTPYAPYGTQSGTAYQFGSDDTDPNRFRPLSQDGQAIGDWTGRETQDFTGQGVAARDMGGRPSLFLRDTGDGLDPRDANSRKVVTWNMQGGGTGDGSYTSKYSQGIQPLLQQNGASVILLQEAGSPPGSAAFLQEIPQRPPVFFDWAGGDVPVREYRYGGTAARPLGYLYWLHTDSSTSSVNRVNLAVMSRTRVRPEDVYVIAAGRDSGFTGRPALGIAVDGVVYFTVHGLSGTGNDDIGLLENIRTRMATAGPGGTALPWVALGDYNRPPHVPSPASTRPERPLAPALEQALPGVYTVRAPRQPTHPTIPIQDSTPRILDYAVTEADDTAPTVEGVSRVSGMTLSDHFPVLYELGNLPDPPEPPADAVPATPQAAVLRNAATTGVAGPSRGDAHVVADGPVDRADLPSQTFSLSPDPESPGYYRLFHRVSGRYLGQEGGARDARTVLWWGHPEDQLWRPAYQGDGTWTLENRHTGQMLTTVGDGAALAGRDADGSASQRWFLQEPADATSVNEIALDEPAPTPLLIDVADGSTAENTPVNLRQDTDASSGRFTAVHAGRTGDDLCYYLIQGGKYVNSTAARPREPRSGDAVTLNSFRSNDDGYLWCTTTGGRFLSNHSTAAPDQRLYLTDHGPGRQLTVNARVPGIPTDSWNWEGIGV is encoded by the coding sequence GTGAGACGTTTCCGACCAGCGGCCGCACTCCTGTCCGGCCTGCTGCTTGCCTTCCCGGTCCCGGTGCTCGCCCCGACGGCGGCCGCCCTGGCCGCACCGGCCCCCGCCTCGTCCGCCCCCGCCTCGACGACGGCCGGTCCAGGGGCGGACGGACCGGATCTCGGTCACGCCAACCGCGCGACCCCGGCCGCGGGACTGCCCGACTGGTCGCGCGCCGGATACCGAGGTGGTCTGTCCCTGCCGGGGGACGAGGCCGTGACCGGCGACGCGTCCTGCCGCATCACGCCGGACGAACTCGCCTCCACCTACCAGGTGGTGGCGGACGACGGGGCCGACGACACCACCGGGCTGCAGAGGGCGATCGACGACATCCGGAACCGGTGTTCGCCGCAGGCCGGTTACGACCGGCTCTCGCTGATCTCGTTGCCTGCGGGGCGCGTGGATGTGTCCCGGCAGATGTATGTGGACGCGGACTTCCTGATCGTGCGTGGACAGGGCTCCGGCGACGGCGGCACACGACTGGTGTTCCGGCCGGACACCGACACCCGTTACGACACGGTCGTCAACGGCCGTTGGGACCAGAACAGCATGAAGGCGGGCAGCGGCAGCGATGCCGGCACCGGCGGCTGGATATGGCCGGGACGGGGGCTGTTCCGGGTGCAGACCCGGGAGGTGGCGACCCGGTACCAGGACGACTGGGAGGCGGCCCCGGCCAACCGCAAGGATCTCTTCGAGGGCAGCGTCAACCAGCACTGGGCTTCCGGCATCAAGGTGGCCGCGGCCCCCGAGGACCCCGGATACGCGGCCCGCCAGGGGCAGAACGTCGTGCACCTGGACGCGAAGGCCGACATGGGCAAGTTCACACAGGGCGGTTACGTCTGGGTGGGCGCGGCCAACAGCGTCGCGTTCTACGAACAGCAGGGTGTCACCGACCGCGGCGCGATGGAGAACCTCCACATGCGCCAGCAGATGTTCCGTGTCACCGGCACCGACGACACGGCCAGGACAGTCACTCTGGACCGCGCCCTGGAGTGGGACGTCCCCGTCGACTCCGAGTCGGACGGCTCCGCCCCGCTGAGTGACAAGCCCTACCCCAGCAAGGTCACCCCGCTGAAGGCGGTCGAAGGGGTCGGTTTCGAGAACTTCGCCTTCACCCAGGACATGTCGGGCCTGCCGAAACCGGGCGGCGGTACGTACCAGCTCACCGCGGACCAGGCCGAGCACAACTACGGCAACCTGGCGCCCGAGTACGCGATGCACGGCATCGTCTTCAAGTGGGCCGCCAACAGCTGGGCGCGCGGCCTGGACGCCAGGATGACCGGCTCCCATCCGATCGTCACCGAGTCGGCGCGCAACCTCCAGATCGAGCGGAACAGCTTCGACGGCGCCTGGAACAAGGGGAAGGGCGGCAACGGCTACCTGCGCGGCAGCCGCGTGTGGGATTCCCTCTACGCCTTCAACCTCAGCCGCAACCTGCGCCACTTCACCTTCCAGTGGTCGGCCGCCGGCAACGTCGCCTTCCGCAACGACCTGGACTCGGACCTGAACCTGCACGGGGGCTGGGAGAACCACAACCTCTTCGAGCAGAACACCCTGCGGGTCCCCTACGAGCACCGCTCGGGCAACTGCGAGGCCAACTGCGGAGGGGAGGGCGGCGAGTCGGACGAGGGAACCTGGTACCCGATCTGGTGGGCTGCCGGCCCCAAGGCCGTCAAGTGGTCCGGATCCTCGGGGCCGCAGAACGTCTTCTACGACAACACGCTGACCAAGCAGGCGGTCCCGGGCGGGCCGTTCACCCCGTACGCGCCCTACGGCACGCAGTCCGGCACCGCCTATCAGTTCGGCTCGGACGACACCGATCCGAACCGCTTCCGTCCCCTGAGCCAGGACGGTCAGGCCATCGGCGACTGGACCGGCCGGGAGACCCAGGACTTCACGGGGCAGGGAGTGGCGGCCCGCGACATGGGCGGCCGGCCCTCGCTGTTCCTGCGGGACACCGGCGACGGCCTGGACCCCCGCGACGCGAACAGCCGCAAGGTGGTCACCTGGAACATGCAGGGTGGGGGCACCGGCGACGGATCGTACACGAGCAAGTACAGCCAGGGCATACAGCCGCTGCTCCAGCAGAACGGCGCGAGCGTCATCCTCCTCCAGGAGGCCGGTTCCCCGCCCGGAAGCGCCGCCTTCCTCCAGGAGATCCCGCAGCGCCCGCCCGTGTTCTTCGACTGGGCCGGCGGGGACGTCCCCGTCCGCGAATACCGTTACGGAGGCACGGCGGCACGGCCCCTCGGCTACCTGTACTGGCTGCACACGGACTCCAGCACCTCGTCGGTCAACCGGGTCAACCTCGCCGTCATGTCCCGTACGCGGGTCCGGCCGGAGGACGTGTACGTCATCGCGGCCGGCCGGGACAGCGGATTCACCGGACGCCCCGCGCTCGGGATCGCCGTCGACGGTGTCGTCTACTTCACGGTGCACGGGCTGTCCGGGACGGGCAACGACGACATCGGGCTGCTGGAGAACATCCGGACCCGGATGGCCACCGCGGGCCCCGGCGGCACGGCCCTGCCCTGGGTCGCCCTGGGAGACTACAACCGCCCCCCGCATGTCCCGTCCCCGGCGAGTACCCGACCGGAGAGACCTCTGGCCCCTGCTCTCGAGCAGGCCCTCCCCGGCGTGTACACCGTCCGGGCACCACGGCAGCCGACGCACCCGACCATTCCGATCCAGGACAGCACCCCGCGCATCCTCGACTACGCGGTCACGGAGGCCGACGACACGGCACCCACCGTCGAGGGAGTGAGCCGGGTCAGCGGCATGACGCTGTCGGACCACTTCCCCGTCCTGTACGAGCTGGGGAACCTGCCTGACCCCCCGGAGCCCCCGGCCGACGCGGTGCCGGCCACGCCTCAGGCGGCCGTGCTCCGCAACGCGGCCACCACCGGTGTGGCCGGGCCCTCCCGTGGGGACGCCCACGTCGTCGCCGACGGGCCGGTCGACCGTGCCGACCTGCCGTCACAGACGTTCAGTCTGTCGCCCGACCCCGAGTCCCCCGGGTACTACCGGCTGTTCCACCGGGTGAGCGGCCGTTACCTCGGGCAGGAAGGCGGAGCCCGGGACGCCCGGACGGTGCTGTGGTGGGGCCACCCGGAGGACCAGCTCTGGCGTCCGGCCTACCAGGGAGACGGCACCTGGACCCTGGAGAACCGGCACACCGGGCAGATGCTCACCACCGTCGGGGACGGCGCGGCATTGGCCGGCCGTGACGCCGACGGCTCGGCCTCCCAGCGCTGGTTCCTCCAGGAGCCCGCCGACGCGACGAGCGTGAACGAGATCGCCCTGGACGAACCCGCGCCGACCCCGCTGCTGATCGACGTCGCCGATGGTTCCACTGCGGAGAACACACCGGTGAACCTGCGGCAGGACACCGACGCGTCCAGTGGGCGGTTCACCGCGGTCCACGCGGGCCGGACCGGCGACGACCTCTGCTACTACCTGATCCAGGGAGGGAAGTACGTCAACTCGACGGCGGCCCGTCCACGGGAACCGCGGAGCGGCGATGCGGTCACACTGAACTCCTTCCGCTCGAACGACGACGGCTATCTGTGGTGCACGACGACCGGTGGACGCTTCCTGAGCAACCACTCGACTGCGGCACCCGACCAGCGCCTCTACCTCACGGACCACGGGCCGGGCCGGCAGCTGACCGTCAACGCGCGTGTACCCGGCATCCCCACGGACAGCTGGAACTGGGAGGGGATCGGCGTGTGA
- a CDS encoding DUF7507 domain-containing protein yields the protein MSVEKRVETPGPYAVGQTVTSPETYQTLPVGQPRLTLHKKVVSDGPFRVGSEVRYAYTVTNTGSTLLHDVHVADNRVAAVVCDATTLAPGASTTCHGTYRITPADIELCRTATTRGGGGDKGTVKCRITNVAQAGATDSQGTEVTSEPATATVMVKATCPPKPECGKPGHKGGCKHHKSA from the coding sequence ATCTCGGTCGAGAAGCGGGTCGAGACCCCCGGCCCGTACGCGGTCGGGCAGACCGTCACCTCGCCGGAGACGTACCAGACCCTCCCCGTCGGGCAGCCCCGTCTGACGCTCCACAAGAAGGTCGTCTCCGACGGCCCGTTCCGGGTCGGCTCCGAGGTCCGCTACGCGTACACGGTCACCAACACCGGCAGCACCCTGCTGCACGACGTGCACGTGGCGGACAACCGGGTCGCCGCGGTGGTCTGTGACGCGACCACGCTGGCGCCCGGGGCGAGCACCACCTGCCACGGCACCTACCGGATCACCCCGGCCGACATCGAACTCTGCCGGACGGCCACCACGCGTGGCGGTGGAGGCGACAAGGGCACGGTCAAGTGCCGGATCACGAACGTCGCCCAGGCCGGTGCCACCGATTCGCAGGGCACAGAGGTCACCAGCGAGCCCGCCACGGCCACCGTCATGGTCAAGGCCACATGCCCGCCGAAGCCGGAATGCGGCAAACCGGGCCACAAGGGCGGCTGCAAGCACCACAAGAGCGCCTGA
- a CDS encoding peptidase inhibitor family I36 protein: protein MTAKPFSSAATVCAGLLTGAALLLSAAPASAANPPYDGCPDWALCLYQNGGGTGSKLIVTPPAAGGNTKIVRLTDASFLNGSPADNQVSSWLNNSQCQVEFWDDPKGEFHPSDVDFAPSWNWGLKGDYTFGTPGAIYNDRISSFRFYCP, encoded by the coding sequence ATGACAGCGAAACCGTTCTCGTCGGCCGCGACCGTATGCGCGGGCCTGCTCACCGGAGCGGCGCTGCTGCTGTCGGCGGCGCCGGCGTCCGCGGCCAACCCTCCCTACGACGGCTGTCCGGACTGGGCTCTCTGCCTCTACCAGAACGGTGGTGGAACGGGCTCGAAGCTGATTGTCACCCCGCCTGCGGCCGGCGGGAACACGAAGATCGTGCGACTCACCGACGCCTCCTTCCTGAACGGCTCACCGGCCGACAACCAGGTGTCGTCCTGGCTGAACAACTCGCAGTGCCAGGTGGAGTTCTGGGACGACCCCAAGGGTGAGTTCCACCCCTCCGACGTGGACTTCGCACCATCGTGGAACTGGGGTCTGAAGGGCGACTACACCTTCGGCACCCCCGGAGCGATCTACAACGACAGGATCTCGTCCTTCCGCTTCTACTGCCCGTGA
- a CDS encoding DUF350 domain-containing protein has translation MTDIVNGLGRATAYGALGVVLLVLGIFLVDALTPGRLGRQIWEERNRNAALVLSSALLGIGGIVFTSIWTTYDDFGKGLVSTAAFGVLGLVLMAFAFLVVDLLTPGKLGATLVEREPHPAVWVTASCNLAVAAVVSASIA, from the coding sequence ATGACCGACATCGTCAACGGCCTTGGCCGCGCCACTGCTTACGGGGCCCTCGGCGTCGTACTGCTCGTTCTCGGCATCTTCCTCGTGGATGCCCTCACGCCCGGCAGACTGGGCCGGCAGATATGGGAGGAGCGCAACCGCAACGCGGCGCTGGTGCTCAGCTCGGCCCTGCTCGGGATCGGTGGCATCGTGTTCACGTCGATCTGGACGACCTACGACGACTTCGGCAAGGGACTGGTGTCGACCGCCGCCTTCGGTGTGCTCGGTCTGGTCCTGATGGCCTTCGCGTTCCTCGTCGTGGACCTGCTCACGCCGGGGAAGCTGGGAGCGACCCTGGTGGAGAGGGAGCCTCACCCCGCGGTGTGGGTGACGGCGTCGTGCAACCTCGCGGTGGCGGCCGTCGTCTCGGCGTCGATCGCCTGA
- a CDS encoding ATP-binding protein: MKPSRPLYEREPELAAAAEAVDALCGGQAAGGLLVFTGEAGIGKTALLDEIRAMAADRCTVWSARGGETVTSVPFHVVRQLLQPALDLFPPDEVRALFGDWFEITAPALGLAEPSGPQPDPQGVRDGLDFFVSRLASRSSHRPLLLMVDDAHWADGESLAWLAGFTLRLSELPVLVVQAHRPQELADRNADWTHERDPRNGSGRPALTRVALRPLTPDATAALVRATLGEHADDPFCREVWAVTGGNPYEAVELVAKAQDDEMPPVEESAGLLRELGASARGSGLVTRLERLGTNANRFAWAAAVLGTDISQELAARLAGMSSAEAADCTARLRDARIVSGFDPLEFVHPLIASAVYRSIPPATRTAMHGRAAWAVTEAGMGAAAASRHLLEVHPDDDQEVVAQLREAAGQHLAVGAPEAARRCLECALAEPPRPHERAVLQYELGCATLLSSPSTTVQHLRAALDTPGLDGTLRIDATFRLAAALSHNNQLKEAALSLAAEAARTEPGPGLMCLQAAHFLWEGMQATEDDGPARSARLARIADHLKGRDNAERALLTLRAFDAMLRGENAEMVVDFLERALVDGRPARGLGWTDTEWGFELPAMVGITYAFTDRLDRAEELFGEAVRAFEISGWSGAHLAFAHTLLGLVHRRRGRLAEAEGFLREGLRLADRAGSGLPVHWDATCLLIDTLLARGRTADARLIADRYDFGPPYPAGAMVLPDAPCVHGRLLLAEGRIEEAVAELEAAGAALEPRGRFNGVWAPWAGDLARALADTDPDRAKGIATRARAHAERFGTDTAIGEALRCLALFAPPEEAVRLLADSLRHLERSSSAYEHALARFEYGAATRSAKELARAHKLATACGAETLANRAQQARASIRSPE; encoded by the coding sequence ATGAAGCCGTCCCGGCCGTTGTACGAGCGCGAACCCGAACTCGCCGCTGCCGCAGAAGCGGTGGACGCCCTCTGCGGCGGGCAGGCAGCCGGCGGGCTCCTGGTCTTCACCGGCGAGGCGGGCATCGGCAAGACCGCGCTGCTCGACGAGATCCGCGCCATGGCCGCCGACCGCTGCACCGTCTGGTCCGCCCGGGGCGGTGAGACCGTGACGTCCGTCCCGTTCCACGTCGTACGCCAACTGCTCCAGCCCGCGCTGGACCTCTTCCCGCCGGACGAGGTCCGCGCCCTGTTCGGTGACTGGTTCGAGATCACCGCGCCCGCCCTGGGCCTCGCCGAGCCGAGCGGCCCGCAGCCCGACCCCCAAGGGGTCAGGGACGGGCTGGACTTCTTCGTCTCCCGCCTCGCCTCCCGCAGCAGTCACCGGCCTTTACTGCTGATGGTGGACGACGCGCACTGGGCGGACGGCGAATCCCTCGCCTGGCTCGCCGGGTTCACCCTGCGCCTGTCCGAACTGCCGGTCCTGGTCGTCCAGGCCCACCGCCCGCAGGAGCTCGCCGACCGCAACGCCGACTGGACGCACGAGCGCGATCCGCGCAACGGCTCCGGCCGCCCCGCGCTGACCCGGGTGGCCCTGCGCCCGCTCACCCCCGACGCCACGGCCGCCCTGGTCCGGGCGACACTGGGTGAGCACGCGGACGACCCGTTCTGCCGCGAGGTCTGGGCCGTCACCGGCGGCAACCCGTACGAGGCCGTCGAACTCGTCGCCAAGGCCCAGGACGACGAGATGCCACCGGTGGAGGAGTCCGCCGGACTGCTGCGCGAACTCGGCGCCTCCGCCCGGGGCAGCGGGCTCGTCACCCGCCTCGAACGGCTGGGCACCAACGCCAACCGCTTCGCCTGGGCGGCGGCCGTGCTGGGCACCGACATCTCCCAGGAACTCGCCGCCAGGCTCGCCGGGATGAGCTCCGCGGAGGCCGCGGACTGCACGGCCCGTCTGCGCGACGCCCGTATCGTCAGCGGGTTCGACCCCCTGGAGTTCGTCCACCCGCTCATTGCCAGCGCCGTCTACCGCTCCATCCCGCCCGCCACCCGTACGGCCATGCACGGACGGGCCGCATGGGCGGTCACCGAGGCGGGCATGGGCGCCGCCGCGGCCTCCCGGCACCTTCTGGAGGTCCACCCGGACGACGACCAGGAGGTGGTGGCGCAGCTCCGGGAGGCAGCCGGCCAGCACCTCGCCGTCGGCGCGCCGGAAGCCGCCCGGCGCTGCCTGGAATGCGCCCTCGCCGAACCGCCCCGGCCGCACGAACGGGCGGTCCTCCAGTACGAACTGGGCTGCGCCACCCTGCTCAGCTCACCGTCCACCACGGTTCAGCACCTGCGGGCCGCACTCGACACACCGGGCCTCGACGGGACGCTGCGCATCGACGCCACCTTCCGGCTGGCCGCCGCCCTGTCCCACAACAACCAGCTGAAGGAAGCCGCCCTCTCACTCGCCGCCGAGGCCGCCCGCACGGAACCCGGCCCCGGACTGATGTGCCTGCAGGCCGCCCACTTCCTCTGGGAAGGCATGCAGGCGACCGAGGACGACGGGCCCGCCCGCTCGGCGAGGCTCGCCCGGATCGCCGACCACCTCAAGGGCCGGGACAACGCCGAACGAGCCCTGCTCACCCTGCGGGCCTTCGACGCCATGCTGCGCGGCGAGAACGCGGAGATGGTCGTCGACTTCCTGGAACGGGCTCTGGTGGACGGGCGGCCCGCACGCGGGCTCGGCTGGACCGACACCGAGTGGGGCTTCGAACTGCCCGCCATGGTCGGTATCACCTATGCCTTCACCGACCGCCTCGACCGGGCCGAGGAACTCTTCGGCGAAGCCGTACGCGCCTTCGAGATCTCCGGCTGGAGCGGCGCCCACCTGGCGTTCGCCCACACCCTGCTCGGTCTGGTGCACCGCCGTCGCGGGCGGCTCGCCGAGGCCGAGGGCTTCCTGCGCGAGGGACTGCGCCTCGCCGACCGGGCAGGCAGCGGACTGCCCGTCCACTGGGACGCGACCTGCCTGCTCATCGACACGCTGCTGGCCCGCGGGCGTACCGCCGACGCCCGGCTGATCGCCGACCGGTACGACTTCGGCCCGCCCTATCCGGCCGGCGCCATGGTGCTGCCCGACGCCCCGTGCGTCCACGGGAGACTGCTGCTGGCCGAAGGCCGCATCGAGGAGGCCGTGGCCGAACTGGAGGCGGCGGGCGCCGCGCTGGAACCACGCGGCAGGTTCAACGGTGTCTGGGCTCCCTGGGCGGGCGATCTCGCCCGTGCGCTCGCCGACACCGACCCGGACCGGGCCAAGGGCATCGCCACCCGGGCCCGTGCCCACGCCGAGCGCTTCGGAACGGACACCGCCATCGGCGAAGCCCTGCGCTGCCTCGCCCTGTTCGCCCCGCCCGAGGAAGCCGTCCGCCTGCTCGCCGACTCCCTCCGCCACCTGGAAAGGTCCTCCTCCGCCTACGAGCACGCCCTGGCCCGCTTCGAGTACGGCGCGGCGACCCGTTCCGCCAAGGAGCTGGCCCGAGCCCACAAACTCGCCACGGCGTGCGGCGCCGAGACACTCGCGAACCGCGCCCAGCAGGCACGCGCGTCGATCCGGTCCCCGGAGTGA
- a CDS encoding DUF7507 domain-containing protein, whose product MLRITRTRKQRSSLVAGCRRAPRLTTAALTLAPGVAGPLTLGTGGFAHAQPRQSGSTLLDETFTQATAPEFTGVGSACLTGAPGVDVLPGPGNHPLGGSTAGIGPQPPNDAAPRGYLRLTESSNDQSGAVLYNHALPAEDGLDVTFDQWQYGTTTGAIAPADGISFFLVDGEAELDHPGAFGGSLGYAQKLPDDDPNAEFLPGVDRGYLGVGLDVLGNYFGDWEHRGNGCPPDRRSPAGTAFHVPAPGPNMVTLRGPGDGIEGYCFLTATTSNFSTTGPWPSTLPGQLHGPTTEVSGDPVQAEQDLEPSRRRVHVVITPAPDPQVTVSIDFNDGNGSQQVLQTDAPDPVPATYKFGFAASTGLFTDTHLIRNVTVRTERPLPRLNPVKQAVQPLPGDLTAGSQVPYEFVVTNSGGTTIDDLAVDDPKTGPVSCPVTSLVPGETVTCTATYTVTPADVTTARSTTRPRRPERQVAIRSPPRPRRRPCPSSGRRASRSRSGSRPPARTRSGRPSPRRRRTRPSPSGSPV is encoded by the coding sequence ATGCTGCGCATAACCCGAACCCGAAAACAACGCTCGTCGCTGGTCGCCGGATGCAGGCGGGCGCCGCGACTGACCACGGCGGCGCTGACTCTCGCCCCCGGCGTGGCCGGCCCCCTGACCCTGGGCACCGGCGGATTCGCCCACGCGCAGCCGCGCCAAAGCGGCTCCACCCTGCTCGATGAGACCTTCACCCAGGCCACGGCCCCGGAGTTCACCGGGGTCGGCTCGGCCTGTCTCACCGGAGCGCCTGGGGTTGACGTCCTGCCGGGGCCCGGCAACCACCCGCTGGGCGGCTCCACGGCGGGCATCGGACCCCAGCCGCCGAACGACGCCGCCCCGCGCGGCTACCTGCGGCTGACGGAATCCTCCAACGACCAGTCCGGCGCGGTCCTCTACAACCACGCGCTGCCCGCCGAGGACGGTCTGGACGTCACCTTCGACCAGTGGCAGTACGGCACCACCACGGGTGCCATCGCCCCGGCCGACGGCATCTCGTTCTTCCTGGTCGACGGCGAGGCGGAGCTGGACCACCCCGGCGCCTTCGGCGGCAGCCTCGGCTACGCGCAGAAGCTGCCCGACGACGACCCGAACGCCGAGTTCCTGCCCGGCGTGGACCGCGGCTATCTGGGAGTCGGGCTCGACGTCCTCGGCAACTACTTCGGCGACTGGGAGCACCGGGGCAACGGCTGCCCGCCCGACCGGCGCTCGCCCGCGGGCACGGCGTTCCATGTGCCCGCACCCGGGCCGAACATGGTCACGCTGCGCGGCCCCGGCGACGGCATCGAGGGGTACTGCTTCCTCACCGCCACCACCAGCAACTTCTCCACCACCGGCCCCTGGCCTTCGACCCTGCCCGGCCAACTGCACGGACCGACCACCGAGGTGTCGGGCGACCCGGTCCAGGCCGAGCAGGACCTGGAGCCCTCGCGCCGCCGCGTCCACGTGGTGATCACCCCGGCACCGGACCCGCAGGTCACCGTGTCCATCGACTTCAACGACGGCAACGGCTCCCAGCAGGTCCTCCAGACCGACGCGCCGGACCCCGTACCGGCGACCTACAAGTTCGGATTCGCCGCCTCCACCGGCCTGTTCACGGACACCCACCTCATCCGCAACGTGACCGTGCGCACCGAACGGCCGCTGCCCCGGCTGAATCCCGTGAAGCAGGCCGTGCAGCCGCTGCCCGGCGACCTCACGGCCGGCAGCCAGGTGCCCTACGAGTTCGTGGTCACCAACTCGGGCGGCACGACCATCGACGACCTCGCCGTCGACGATCCGAAGACCGGCCCGGTCTCCTGCCCGGTGACAAGCCTCGTGCCCGGGGAGACGGTCACCTGCACGGCGACGTACACGGTGACGCCCGCCGATGTCACCACGGCTCGATCGACAACACGGCCACGGCGACCGGAACGTCAGGTGGCGATCCGGTCACCTCCCCGCCCTCGTCGGAGACCGTGCCCATCGAGCGGGCGCCGGGCATCTCGGTCGAGAAGCGGGTCGAGACCCCCGGCCCGTACGCGGTCGGGCAGACCGTCACCTCGCCGGAGACGTACCAGACCCTCCCCGTCGGGCAGCCCCGTCTGA